GAACTTCAACGAGAGGCATTGCAAAAATACGAGGTTTGGTACAATTCAGCCACCCCTCTCATCTCTGACTATCTCCCGAATCGCCTAGAGGACTTTGAGCAACATTACTCGGAGTTCAAAGAGAGACTTCAGTTGGACAAAGATGCTCGGTCAGATACTCAAAAGGTACTGAATGCTCAAAATGCGGATTTTGATTCTCAGCGTAGTATTCTCCAGTCAATCCCATCCAAGATTCGAGTTGAAGAACTGAAGGTAAGACGGCAGATATCCGAAGAAGTCTCTCAAAGCGAGCTTGATACTGCAAGAGACCTCTTTGATGAGGGGGAGGTTAGAGCAAGTGGAGTGGTCGCAGGTATCGCTTTAGAGAGATACCTCTTAATGAAGTGCGAGAATGCTAACGCGGAAATCAGCTACAACTACAACGATGGAATTGCGGCTTTGGCTCAGAAATTATACGAGGCCGATGAGATTGACTCCACGCCTGAGAAGCACCTCCAACATCTTGCCGATATTCGGGCGGACTGTGCCCATGCAAATGAAGAAGACCCCGACCCCGATGACGTCGGACGGTTACTGGAGGATGTAGAGGACTATATTCGTGGCAGGAAAATATAGATGGGTTTCAAACCACCACTGAATAGGCTTTAGCGGTCCACTTTTACCACTTCAGTATCTCCATCGGGAGATGTGATTTCAACGACCGTCTCACCATTAGAGCCGGTAACTTCAACGAAGCTTCCATCTGCTGTCGTAACCTCGACTTTGTCAGTTTCTTCTCGGGAATCCAGATACTCCTTGACCATTATCGCAGTCCGGATTGAGCCTAATACGAGAGCACAAAGGGCAATTGTTGTACCCGGTTCCGCTTCTTCAGCAACACCCAACGTTGTCTCAATGTCTTCGTCAAACTTCTCCTGTACTTCGGATTTTAGCCCGCTGCGTTTGCCAGGGTCAATTTCACCGTCTTCGTTCGTAATTGCTTCTCTGTTAATCTTCCAAGTGACGTGTACACCCTCATTCATGGTCATGTATGTTGATGTTGTCTGGGTTTGGTAAGTAACCCGGTGAAGCAATTTCTGGCCTCGTCACTCGTGAATTCGTACGCTAAGGTCTAAGCGCGTTCCTCTCTTCAGCCACGATGAACCACCAGATGGCTACGACTGGACTTGATGACCAAGTGAACCCCGAGGCGTTTTCGGAGCAGTATAGCGCCGAATCGGGGCGCTATCCTGTGAATCTGGATAGCAAGGGTAGGAAGTCCGCCCTCCCCGATTTGAACGGGGGACAAGTCGATCTACAGTCGACTGCTCTACCAGTCTGAGCTAAGGGCGGTCGACACCCGAAAATACCCCGCCGTCCAGACTTAAGGATTGTTATTCGTAGAGGGTGCGCCGAACGGTCACACGACGCGGAGTGACACACCGGCTGGTGTCAGACACGTCTGACCCCGCTTCCGATCTTCCGATAGGCGGACCGAAACGGTCTACGAACGGTGTCCGACCGAACAGAGATGTATCGCGTCATGCCGGTAGCTGACGGGCGTCAGACAGCGCGGGAAGATTAAAATACCAGCCTGTATAATACCCTCATCGAGCCCGATGAGTAAGATAACGTTCCGTGCTGACGACGACCTCATCGACCAACTCGAGGCATTCGACGCCTCGAAGAGCGAGGTCATGCGCGAAGCACTCCGGGAGTATCTCGGAGACGCGTCACCGTCAGCGTCGGAACCACCGTCGGCGGCGTCGGAGTCCGTGACCGACGCCGAGACGATCGACGAGCTCATCGAAGACCGCGTCGACAGTATCATCGCCGACCGGCTGCAAACGCGACAACCGCGCTCGCAACCGCAGGATGTCAACGTAAACATCTCGTTAGACGGCGTAAGCGCGGGGGCAGCGAGCGCCGAAACCGAGCAACAGCGCGCCGGCAGCCGAGGGGAAAGCACCGAGAGCGGACGGTCCCACGACGAAAGTCAAACGTCTGATACGAGCGGGCGTAAGACAGAAGCGGAAACACGGGACAGAGCCGAGACGGAAGAACGTAAGACGTGTGCGCAATGTGGTGAAAACTTGGGTTCTGACCACGTTTACTGCCCGAACTGCGGTGAGAAAGCGTCCCGCCGGGTGTTCTGTGACTGCGGCGACGAACTCCGGTCGGACTGGGGATTCTGCCCGGGTTGTGGGAGACGAACGCCTGCGGCGGATGTCCTCGACCAGACCTAAACCAGCGTTTGCACGCGATAGACGCGCTCAGACGCCGTAAACGGGAAAGTGTATGACACTGCCCGTAAGTTTTAATACATCAGGGTCAGTGGTTTATTCTGCGTAAGACGGTCGTCTTACACAGCGACGAACGCGAGGGGATGCCGCCCTCGTACTGCGGTTTCGCTGTGTAAACACTCGTGCGGGGCGTAAACAGGTCCCGTCCGGGCCGTCTTACCCAAGGGGAAACTACCAAACATGGAGCGTGTGACACTACGGATTCCGAAGCAGCAGATTGAAGAGGTCGAACAAATGGTCGAGACGGGCGAGTACCCCAATCGGAGCGAAGCGATTCGCTCGGCGGTTCGGGAGATGCTCGCCGAAGAAGGCTCCGAACAGGCCTCCGAAAAGAAGCGGTCCTGGGCCAAGGTGTAACGATGCAGGATATCGTCAACGAGGCCCTCGAACGCGACGAGCAAGAAAAGAAGAAGATGTCCGACGAGGACGTCGACGGGTTCGGAGACCCGCGCATCGTCATCGTCGGCTGTGGTGGCGCCGGCAACAACACGGTCAACCGCCTGTACAACATCGGCGTCGAGGGCGCTGACACCGTGGCCATCAACACGGACAAACAGCACCTCAAGATGATCGAAGCCGACACGAAGATTCTGGTCGGCAAGTCCCTCACCAACGGCCTCGGGGCCGGCGGTGACCCATCGATGGGCGAGCGCGCCACGGAGATGGCACAGGGCACTATCAAGGAAGTGCTGGGCGACGCTGACCTCGTGTTCGTCACCGCCGGCATGGGTGGCGGCACGGGGACTGGCGCGGCCCCGGTCGTCTCGAAGATTGCCAAGGAACAGGGCGCAATCGTCGTCGGCATGGTGTCGACGCCGTTCAACGTCGAGCGAGCGCGGACGGTCAAGGCCGAGGAAGGCCTGGAGAAGCTCCGCAACGAGGCGGACTCCATCATCGTGCTGGACAACAACCGCCTGCTCGATTACGTCCCGAACCTGCCAATCGGCAAGGCGTTCTCCGTGATGGACCAGATCATCGCCGAGACCGTCAAGGGCATCTCCGAGACCATCACCCAGCCGAGCCTCATCAACCTCGACTACGCCGACATGACATCCATCATGAACCAGGGCGGCGTCGCGGTGATGCTGGTCGGCGAGACCCAGGACAAGAACAAGACCGAGGAGGTCGTCAAGGACGCGATGAACCATCCGCTGCTTGACGTCGACTACCGCGGCGCAAGCGGCGGCCTGGTCCACATCACTGGCGGCCCGGACCTCACGCTGAAGGAGGCCGAGGGCATCGCACAGAACATCACCGAGCGGCTCGAGGCCGACGCCAACGTCATCTGGGGCGCGCGGATTCAGGAAGAGTACAAGGGCAAGGTGCGAGTCATGGCCATCATGACCGGCGTCCAGTCCGCCCAGGTACTCGGCCCGACGACCCAGAAGCAGGCCAACAAGTCCCGCGAAGCAATTCAGGAAGTCGGTGACGACACGTCCTTCGACGCGTCCGACAACGTCGAAAGCTTCGACAGCCCCGCCCCGAACAGCGGGAGTCAGAACAGCGGCGGTCGAACCACCGGCTACAGCGAGACCGACGGCGGGCAGGACCAGCGCGAGAAGAACAACGGACTCGACGTCATCCGGACGAACAAGTAGCGACGTCCGCGGTTCTTCTTTCGGTTTCTCGGTCGTGAGCGACGCCTTTACTCAGCGGTGTCTGACAGACGGACTTCGGTCAGACCGCTTCCAGCGCGTCCAGCAGATTGCACTTCCGGCAGAGGTCCCGCGCCGTCGGTGCGCCGCAGTTGTCGCACTCGCCGTAGTCGGTGTCGCTGTTCTCGCCGCCGTAGGTGTCGGCGGCTAACGCGGCGAGTTTTTCGTAGCCGGCCATAATCGAGTGGCGGGTTCCGGGGTGGTTCTCTTCGAGGCCAAGCATGAGCTCCTGTATCTCGCCGCGGTAAGCCTCCTCGGCGTGGGGACATTCGGTGATGTGCGCCGGGAGATCTTCGAACCGGGCGTACAGCGCGACTTCCTTCTCCGGGATGTCACGGAGCGGCTTGGCCCGTGGGATGTGGTGGTCTTGCGCCTCACGCGTCTGCTCCGTCGGTGCGTCGGCGGACGAGTCGAACGGTCCCAGCGACGCTTCGAAATGCTTGGCGATCTGTGAGATATCGCCTTCGAGGAAGTTCATCAGTGCCGTCTCGGCCTCGTCGTCGAGGTTGTGGCCGGTCAGCAGTTTGTCCGCGTCGAGTTCGTCCGCGTACTTCGAGAGGAGGTCACGGCGGAACACACCACAGTAGGCGCAGGCGGCCATCCCCTCGGGGTCGTCCTCGACGACGTCGTCCATCTGGACGCCGAACTCCTCGACGTAGGAGACGGTGACGTGTTCGATGCCGAGGTCGTCGGTCAGTTCCTCGCAGGCCTCCAAACTCGCGTCGCGGTATCCCTCGATGCCCTCGTGAATAGAAAGGGCGACCAGTTCGATGCGGGGGTCCTCGGCGAACGTGTCGTGCAGAATCTGCGTGAGAACGACGCTGTCTTTGCCGCCCGAAAGGCCAATTACCCATGTCTCGGGGTCTTCGACTGTGGCGTCGTCGGACACGAGCCCGTCCTCGCGGATGCGACGGCGGACCCGTTTTGTGACCGCTCGGCAGAGATGAGACTCACAGAGGTGAAGCCCGGAATAGGCCGCATGTAACACCGCGTTCTCGCCGCATTTGTCGCACTCCATCGTGACGAGTAGTCGTGGCCGCAATGGTGAGAGGGTTTCGTCTCGGCCACGACAGGCCAGGTCGTACCGAATCGATCACAGCCACACTCACAGCGTGTCGGGGCCGTGCTGTAACGCGTCGAGGACCATCTCGACGGTGTCCTCGCGGCCGCTCGACGAGAACAGTTCGTGGCCGCCGTCGTACAGCCGGATGCGGTCGGCCGGCAGGCGCTCGCCGACGGCACGCGGGTCGACGACTGTGTCCGTGAGCGAGCAAAACGCCGCGGCGGCGTCCCGGGCCGGCGGCAGGGACCGCTGGGCACGAAACACCGTCCGAAGGAAGGCGGGCGAAACCGACGACGGAGCCTCCGCGAGTTGCTGGGCCGTCGCCAGGTCGCCGATAGCATCGGCGTCCAAGGTATCGATAGGGATGAACGGTTTCGTGATCGGCAGGGACGCGACAGCGTCGAGTACCGACCGCGGAGCCGGCAGGTCGGTGTCCCACCATGGGCTCAGGTACACCCGATTGCCGATGCCATCGGCGTCGATGTGGGCCGCTGTCAGCCCGCCCGCGCTGTGGCCCAGCAGGTCGAACCTGCCGAGGTCGGCGGTGTACTCCTGAACCGGACCGACCCACTCCCGCCGGTAGTCGGTGATATGTGTCGGTAGTTCGACGGCGTGGACGCGGTATGCCGCCGCAAGCTGGTCGACGAGCCACTGGACGTTCTGGTGTCGGCAGCGGTTCCCCCAGCCGAGGACGAGCAGGCAGTCCTGGGTAGCCCCCTCGTCGTACACGCGAATCTGCATACGCGACGTTCCCGCGGCGGAGACATAAGCCCGGGTGAACGCCTGACAGCCGCCCGTCGTGTTGCCGGCGTGGGTAGCCAGTTGGTGCGCTCAGGGCCGCCACGATAGCCACGCCCCGTGTGGCTCGTAGTCGACGAGACGTGTCGTTTCGATGCCGTCATCAGTCCAGCGCCTCCAGTCCAGCCTCACCGACTCGCCGCCCGACAGGTCCCGCTGACCGGTGAGCCAGTGCAGCGGGCGCTGGGCCATCAACTCTTCGAGAAACGCCGTCAGCGCCTCGCTCAGTTCCGCCGGGACCTGATACAGCACGAGCGTGTTGACGACACAGACCGGGACGTCGGACGGAATCTCGTCGAGCAGCGCCGGCAGGTCATCGAGCATATCGCCCTCGATAAGCTCGGGCGGGTCGTCCCGCGCAACGGCCAGCGCACCGTCTAAAACGGCGCGCCGCGCCCCGTGTTCGGGCCAGACGAGCGCGCGGAGCCAGTCCCTGTCGGCCTCGTCGGTCACGTCGAGCGGATTGCGGTCGAGACCGACCCGGGAGCGGATAGCGGGCGGCGTTTCCGGAAGCGGCGGGTCGCCACGTCGGACGCTGCTCCCGATGGTGACCGGCGAGTCGCTGTTGCCGACCACACGACCGTCGTAATCGTAGCGGTAGCGGTCAAACAGCAGGTTCAGGCCGGCGCTTGGCCCGAGCTCCACCAGCGCAAGCGGCCCGTCAGCGGCGCGGGCCACCCGTGCAATAGCCGGATAGAGGACCGCGCTACGCCGCACTGCGTTCGTCTGCGTGCGCCGGGTCCGCAGGAGCGGTCGGATATCGTCGGCACGGTCGAGACAGAACTCGCGGAACGCTGGGAAGCACCCGTCATCGGGGTCGTGTGCCGTCTGGGTAATGCTCGGGTAGTACTCGGCCAGCCGGTGGTTGGGATGCCGGTCGAGCAGGTACTGCACCGCAGCCAGCAGGAGATGCGGGGCCTGGCGACTTTCGGGAACGGTCGCTGCGATGTCGAGGATATCGCTGTCTTCAGCCGCCTCGCGGCAGAGATGGGCGTACAGCGGGGAGGAGTCCGCGGCCCACGTCGCCAGATCCCGGAACTGCGTCTGGAGGGATGACATAACGGCGGAGACACCGCACTGGCAGATGAGTGTTCGGCTCCCGGTAGATACTATTTAGACCGTCACACATGTAGCTGGGCCAATGAGTCTGTGCCGGCAAAACGAACTCGGACGAGTCACAGTCCTCACCGCGACGAGTGGGTACGGGATACTCTCACAGGTGGGGCGTCATGGGAACTGAATCCGCGGACGTGGCCGTCATCGGAGGCGGTGTCGCCGGTATGAGCACGGCCGCACGATTGCAGGCAGACGGCTACTCGACGGTCGTTCTCGAACAGCACCACAGCGTCGGTGGTTGTGCGGGCTACTACGAGCGGGCGGGGTTCCGGTTCGATGTCGGCGCGACGACACTCGTGGATTTCGTCACGGGGGGTGTCGGCGGCCAGCTGTTGTCGACTGTCGGCTTCGAATCCCCACCAATGGAGAGACAGGACGCCTACGACGTCTGGCTGCCGGACCGGACAGTGACGCTGTACCGCGACCAGACTGACTGGGACGCCGAGCGGCGTACGAAACTCGGCGACGACAAGCGACATCTCGCGTTCTACGACTTCATCGACGACCTCTCGGCGCGGCTCTGGCGGCTCACCAGAACAGACGTCAAGATGCCGATACGGAGCGTCGGCGATCTCGTTCGGAACGCCCGCGCGGTCGGCCTTCGGGACCTGCCGCTGGCCAGATATCTCCGCTGGACGATGGCCGACGCGATGCGCGCCCACGGCGTGTACGACGACCGACCGCTCCGAGCAGTCGTCTCGATGCTCGTCGAGGATACGGTCCATGCCACGCTCGACGACGCGCCGCTGTTAAACGCCGTCCTTGGAATGACGATCCGTCGGACAGGGCTGGGCCGGGCGACCGGCGGGATGTACGGCTTCTGGGAGTCCTTCGTCGACCAGTACACGGACATCGGCGGGCGAGTCGAGACCGGTCGAACCGTGACTGCGGTGACCGGCTCCAACAGCGGCTTTCGCGTGGACTCGGCGGCTGGTCCGGTCCACGCAGACCAGGTCGTCAGCACTGTCCCAGTTCCCGTTACCAGAAGCCTCGCACCGACGGTCGTCGGCGACAGACTCGACGACTACTGTTCGATGCTGCAAGCCCACGAGGGGAGCGCACTCGTGCTGTTTCTCGGTGTCCCGGCAGCCGAGGTCGACAGCCGCGAGCGGACGCACCACCAAATTCTGCAGGCCTACGACGAGCCGCTGGGCAACGGGAACAACATGTTCGTCTCCGTCTCCGCGCCGGGTGACGACGTGAGCGCACCGGCAGGGCACCGGGCAGTCATGCTATCCACCCACTGTGCAGTCGAGCCGTGGCAAGGCCTTGACGAGGCGGCCTACGGGGAACAGAAGGCGGCCGCTCGCGAGCAACTGTTGGCGGGCGGCCGGACCGTCTATCCCGACCTCGGGACCGACCCGGTCGTCTCCGAGGTGGCGACGCCGGTCACCTACGAGCAGTTCACGAAGCGACCCCGCGGGGCTGTCGGCGGGTACAAGCAGACGCGGGCAAACGCGAACCAGGGGGCTGTGCCACAGAACATCGGTATCGAGGGGTTCTACCTCGCGGGCGACACCACCTGGCCGGGGCTTGGCACCGTCGCCTGCGTCAAAGGGAGCAAAATCGCGGCCGATCACGTTCGTCGGTGAGCATCACAAGGTGGCATGGCGAGCCGCAACGCGACGGGCGCGGAGAGTCAGCGTTTAGGCCGCCCGACCGGTAGAGGGGACAATGAGTATGGACCGTCCGGAGGCAGTCGAGCGCGTCGAGGAGATCGTCACGACGGTCGAAGCGGAGACGATGCCGGTCCC
The genomic region above belongs to Haloarcula hispanica ATCC 33960 and contains:
- the ftsZ gene encoding cell division protein FtsZ; protein product: MQDIVNEALERDEQEKKKMSDEDVDGFGDPRIVIVGCGGAGNNTVNRLYNIGVEGADTVAINTDKQHLKMIEADTKILVGKSLTNGLGAGGDPSMGERATEMAQGTIKEVLGDADLVFVTAGMGGGTGTGAAPVVSKIAKEQGAIVVGMVSTPFNVERARTVKAEEGLEKLRNEADSIIVLDNNRLLDYVPNLPIGKAFSVMDQIIAETVKGISETITQPSLINLDYADMTSIMNQGGVAVMLVGETQDKNKTEEVVKDAMNHPLLDVDYRGASGGLVHITGGPDLTLKEAEGIAQNITERLEADANVIWGARIQEEYKGKVRVMAIMTGVQSAQVLGPTTQKQANKSREAIQEVGDDTSFDASDNVESFDSPAPNSGSQNSGGRTTGYSETDGGQDQREKNNGLDVIRTNK
- a CDS encoding double zinc ribbon domain-containing protein, with product MSKITFRADDDLIDQLEAFDASKSEVMREALREYLGDASPSASEPPSAASESVTDAETIDELIEDRVDSIIADRLQTRQPRSQPQDVNVNISLDGVSAGAASAETEQQRAGSRGESTESGRSHDESQTSDTSGRKTEAETRDRAETEERKTCAQCGENLGSDHVYCPNCGEKASRRVFCDCGDELRSDWGFCPGCGRRTPAADVLDQT
- a CDS encoding alpha/beta hydrolase, encoding MQIRVYDEGATQDCLLVLGWGNRCRHQNVQWLVDQLAAAYRVHAVELPTHITDYRREWVGPVQEYTADLGRFDLLGHSAGGLTAAHIDADGIGNRVYLSPWWDTDLPAPRSVLDAVASLPITKPFIPIDTLDADAIGDLATAQQLAEAPSSVSPAFLRTVFRAQRSLPPARDAAAAFCSLTDTVVDPRAVGERLPADRIRLYDGGHELFSSSGREDTVEMVLDALQHGPDTL
- a CDS encoding phytoene desaturase family protein, which gives rise to MGTESADVAVIGGGVAGMSTAARLQADGYSTVVLEQHHSVGGCAGYYERAGFRFDVGATTLVDFVTGGVGGQLLSTVGFESPPMERQDAYDVWLPDRTVTLYRDQTDWDAERRTKLGDDKRHLAFYDFIDDLSARLWRLTRTDVKMPIRSVGDLVRNARAVGLRDLPLARYLRWTMADAMRAHGVYDDRPLRAVVSMLVEDTVHATLDDAPLLNAVLGMTIRRTGLGRATGGMYGFWESFVDQYTDIGGRVETGRTVTAVTGSNSGFRVDSAAGPVHADQVVSTVPVPVTRSLAPTVVGDRLDDYCSMLQAHEGSALVLFLGVPAAEVDSRERTHHQILQAYDEPLGNGNNMFVSVSAPGDDVSAPAGHRAVMLSTHCAVEPWQGLDEAAYGEQKAAAREQLLAGGRTVYPDLGTDPVVSEVATPVTYEQFTKRPRGAVGGYKQTRANANQGAVPQNIGIEGFYLAGDTTWPGLGTVACVKGSKIAADHVRR
- the ncsA gene encoding tRNA 2-thiolation protein NcsA, coding for MECDKCGENAVLHAAYSGLHLCESHLCRAVTKRVRRRIREDGLVSDDATVEDPETWVIGLSGGKDSVVLTQILHDTFAEDPRIELVALSIHEGIEGYRDASLEACEELTDDLGIEHVTVSYVEEFGVQMDDVVEDDPEGMAACAYCGVFRRDLLSKYADELDADKLLTGHNLDDEAETALMNFLEGDISQIAKHFEASLGPFDSSADAPTEQTREAQDHHIPRAKPLRDIPEKEVALYARFEDLPAHITECPHAEEAYRGEIQELMLGLEENHPGTRHSIMAGYEKLAALAADTYGGENSDTDYGECDNCGAPTARDLCRKCNLLDALEAV
- a CDS encoding DUF2332 domain-containing protein; this translates as MSSLQTQFRDLATWAADSSPLYAHLCREAAEDSDILDIAATVPESRQAPHLLLAAVQYLLDRHPNHRLAEYYPSITQTAHDPDDGCFPAFREFCLDRADDIRPLLRTRRTQTNAVRRSAVLYPAIARVARAADGPLALVELGPSAGLNLLFDRYRYDYDGRVVGNSDSPVTIGSSVRRGDPPLPETPPAIRSRVGLDRNPLDVTDEADRDWLRALVWPEHGARRAVLDGALAVARDDPPELIEGDMLDDLPALLDEIPSDVPVCVVNTLVLYQVPAELSEALTAFLEELMAQRPLHWLTGQRDLSGGESVRLDWRRWTDDGIETTRLVDYEPHGAWLSWRP
- a CDS encoding ribbon-helix-helix domain-containing protein, with the translated sequence MERVTLRIPKQQIEEVEQMVETGEYPNRSEAIRSAVREMLAEEGSEQASEKKRSWAKV